A genomic window from Terrisporobacter glycolicus ATCC 14880 = DSM 1288 includes:
- a CDS encoding MATE family efflux transporter yields the protein MECNNYFEKSEPINIFFKCAIPAMFSMMFMSLYTMIDGFFVGKFLGEDSLVAINLFMPIIMISFALADMIAVGSSVQMAIKLGEKNEEDASKIFSLSAMVILIFSIIVGGMLLFFIKPILQLMGAEPKIISLAADCSRVYGFFSPLIVIFFAIDNYLRICGRANYSMVANIIVAILNIILDYIFIVKLKLGISSVALATSISLATGTIICITPFILNKLQLHFVKPIFSFKIMKDIVINGSSEFFSNISSSVFMIIINAILLNLYGSTSVAVFSIIMYIEGVVSPMIYGIADAMQPSISYNYGAKNMERVKRLEGTTLLGGFLFSIMILIFIQFNSENLISIFVEKGNSYLLEMGIVAIKIYSLSYIARWAPTICGSFFTALNKPVISLVITFANSIIFPLVSVTVLVPVIQLKGIWLSPFMSGVMGFLLCIALLFSIKRKGEFNSITLKKY from the coding sequence AATTATTTTGAAAAATCAGAACCTATTAATATATTTTTCAAATGTGCTATACCAGCAATGTTTAGTATGATGTTTATGTCTTTATATACAATGATTGATGGATTTTTTGTGGGAAAATTTCTAGGAGAAGATTCACTTGTTGCTATTAACTTATTTATGCCAATTATTATGATAAGCTTTGCATTAGCAGATATGATAGCAGTTGGTTCATCGGTACAAATGGCAATTAAACTTGGAGAAAAAAATGAAGAAGATGCATCAAAGATATTTTCTTTGAGTGCTATGGTAATTTTAATTTTTTCAATAATTGTAGGTGGCATGTTGTTATTTTTTATAAAACCAATACTACAGTTAATGGGGGCAGAGCCTAAGATTATTTCTCTTGCAGCAGATTGTTCTAGAGTTTATGGATTTTTTAGCCCATTAATTGTTATATTCTTTGCTATTGATAATTATTTAAGAATATGCGGTAGAGCCAATTATAGTATGGTTGCCAATATTATTGTAGCAATTTTAAATATAATTCTTGATTATATTTTTATTGTAAAATTAAAACTTGGTATATCATCAGTAGCACTTGCAACATCCATATCATTAGCAACAGGAACAATAATTTGCATAACTCCATTTATTTTAAACAAATTACAACTGCATTTTGTAAAGCCTATTTTTTCTTTTAAAATTATGAAAGATATTGTTATTAATGGATCATCAGAATTTTTTTCAAACATATCTTCATCAGTGTTTATGATAATAATTAATGCCATTTTACTTAATTTATATGGAAGTACATCTGTGGCAGTATTTAGTATTATAATGTATATTGAAGGTGTAGTAAGCCCTATGATTTATGGAATAGCAGATGCAATGCAGCCATCTATTAGTTATAACTATGGTGCAAAAAATATGGAGAGAGTTAAGCGTTTAGAAGGAACAACATTATTAGGAGGTTTTTTATTTTCTATAATGATTTTAATTTTTATACAGTTTAACTCTGAAAACTTAATATCTATATTTGTGGAAAAGGGAAATTCTTATCTTCTTGAAATGGGTATAGTGGCGATAAAAATATATTCATTATCTTATATCGCTAGATGGGCACCAACTATATGTGGATCATTTTTTACAGCCCTTAATAAACCAGTGATTTCATTAGTTATAACTTTTGCTAACAGTATAATATTTCCACTAGTATCAGTGACTGTTTTAGTACCAGTGATCCAGTTAAAAGGAATCTGGTTGTCACCATTTATGTCAGGAGTAATGGGATTTCTTTTATGTATAGCCTTACTGTTTTCAATTAAGCGCAAAGGTGAATTTAATAGTATAACATTAAAGAAGTACTAA
- a CDS encoding AraC family transcriptional regulator, whose product MLIADNDTLMCEALNIKISKNQNFEVINIVNTYEDTLKECSKNSVDILFLSSHISGINCIEASQFINQSFPETSIYVISSFQSKNLLKAKGNNAIQDIIEKPLNSVYLYNLLNSFTGKKQDLPCFNPFDELVKSLDNKSYTDFYLNTNQTSDKIYKYSKKDLFKVNELFKINVQNILLDQGFDMNIFDSIESQFPLTSNTLQNSKSTEIWIFKVFDFIFKENSIKRYSILKNIFIYIDDHIHEEINLSSIVKSCNISQGYLSRIFREQFGISVTEYLHMKKIHLAKTYFYFNKDSIVDVAFKLGYNESSYFSKVFKKYENMTVKEYKNLCADNTL is encoded by the coding sequence GTGCTAATAGCTGATAATGACACCCTTATGTGTGAAGCTTTAAATATTAAAATTTCAAAAAATCAGAACTTTGAAGTTATTAATATTGTAAACACTTATGAAGATACTTTAAAAGAATGTAGTAAAAATTCTGTTGATATTCTTTTTTTAAGTTCTCATATTTCCGGAATTAATTGTATAGAAGCTAGCCAGTTCATCAATCAATCGTTCCCAGAAACATCCATATATGTAATTTCATCTTTTCAATCTAAAAATTTACTTAAAGCCAAGGGAAATAATGCTATACAAGATATTATTGAAAAGCCATTAAATAGTGTATACCTATATAATCTATTAAATTCATTTACTGGTAAAAAGCAGGATTTACCTTGTTTTAATCCTTTTGATGAATTGGTTAAATCTCTAGATAATAAAAGCTATACTGATTTTTATCTAAATACTAATCAAACTTCTGACAAAATATATAAATACAGTAAAAAAGATCTATTTAAGGTAAATGAATTATTTAAGATAAATGTGCAAAATATTTTATTGGATCAAGGTTTTGATATGAATATATTTGATTCTATTGAAAGTCAATTTCCTTTAACTTCAAATACCCTACAGAACTCTAAATCTACTGAAATTTGGATTTTTAAAGTATTTGATTTTATATTTAAGGAAAATAGTATAAAGCGTTATTCTATTTTAAAAAACATTTTTATTTATATTGATGATCATATTCATGAAGAAATTAATTTAAGTTCTATAGTAAAATCTTGTAATATAAGTCAAGGCTATCTTAGTAGGATATTTAGAGAACAATTCGGTATTAGCGTTACAGAATATTTACATATGAAAAAAATTCATTTAGCTAAAACTTATTTTTATTTTAATAAAGACAGTATTGTAGATGTGGCGTTTAAGCTGGGATATAATGAAAGTAGCTATTTTAGTAAAGTATTTAAAAAATATGAAAATATGACCGTTAAAGAATATAAAAATTTATGTGCAGATAATACTTTATAA
- a CDS encoding sensor histidine kinase encodes MTYELNELKSVTNLYALLDMITLISNLSIIEKSPNTESTLYLLSEYVKYTHQVKEPFSTVKDELKNIENYLSLQKIKYKEKFLYSINVDNNITFKKIPTKVLFPFVENALYNGIFLNKNGGYIEIIGEFENNEATITICDNGPGLTDEELFIHFEDYEDKHEGYYIKLGMDSSIKKLKNIYGDKFEFYVNMSKLKGREYKFIWK; translated from the coding sequence GTGACATATGAACTAAATGAATTAAAATCAGTAACAAATTTATATGCTCTTTTAGATATGATAACTTTAATTAGTAATCTTTCCATAATAGAAAAATCACCTAATACTGAGTCTACACTTTATTTATTGTCAGAATATGTTAAGTATACACATCAAGTTAAAGAACCTTTTTCTACTGTAAAAGATGAGTTAAAAAATATTGAAAATTATTTGTCACTACAAAAAATAAAATATAAAGAAAAATTTCTATACTCTATAAATGTTGATAATAATATAACATTTAAAAAAATACCCACAAAAGTATTATTTCCTTTTGTTGAAAATGCCCTATACAATGGTATCTTTCTAAATAAAAATGGAGGTTATATTGAGATAATAGGTGAATTTGAAAATAATGAAGCTACAATTACTATATGTGATAATGGTCCAGGACTTACAGATGAAGAACTTTTTATACATTTTGAAGATTACGAAGATAAACATGAAGGTTATTACATAAAATTAGGGATGGATAGTTCAATTAAAAAATTAAAAAATATCTATGGTGATAAGTTTGAGTTTTATGTAAACATGTCTAAACTCAAAGGTAGAGAATATAAATTTATATGGAAATAA
- a CDS encoding PocR ligand-binding domain-containing protein has product MDKNLLSNQINMLYDNYSSNPVDEKVLLDKLDIIHLFGREKLEQIQTILSNTTGLAFVTVDFKGDVITDETSFSEFCKSIRNSPLGLQRCKSSDAFGSIQASVTKKANVYLCPCGLTEVAIPIIIHGNYLGGFIGGQIRCNDVPSEICDLRTVMPNKEFDDFSSKFKDLFNDIPIFPYEKLRSIAELVQLVVNQLGENLLSKQVTQKIANSKIMEINELNNNLKKRFK; this is encoded by the coding sequence ATGGATAAAAATTTGTTAAGCAATCAAATTAATATGTTGTATGATAACTATTCTTCAAATCCAGTCGATGAAAAGGTTTTACTGGACAAGTTAGATATTATACACCTTTTCGGACGAGAAAAACTTGAACAAATACAAACAATTCTTTCAAATACCACAGGTTTGGCTTTTGTTACTGTAGACTTCAAAGGCGACGTAATTACAGATGAAACTAGTTTTTCAGAGTTTTGCAAGAGTATAAGAAATAGTCCCCTTGGATTACAAAGATGCAAATCTTCAGATGCTTTTGGCTCTATTCAAGCATCAGTTACTAAAAAGGCCAATGTGTATCTTTGTCCATGTGGTTTAACAGAAGTCGCTATACCAATTATTATTCATGGTAACTATTTGGGAGGATTTATTGGTGGACAAATTCGTTGTAATGATGTTCCTAGTGAAATTTGCGATCTTAGGACAGTAATGCCTAATAAAGAATTTGATGATTTTTCTAGTAAATTTAAAGATTTATTTAATGACATTCCAATATTTCCTTATGAAAAATTAAGAAGTATTGCAGAACTTGTTCAACTTGTAGTAAATCAACTAGGTGAAAATCTACTTTCAAAACAAGTAACACAAAAAATTGCAAATTCTAAAATTATGGAAATTAATGAACTGAATAATAATTTAAAAAAAAGATTTAAGTAA
- a CDS encoding DJ-1/PfpI family protein codes for MKILMIAGDFTEDYELMVPYQALQVVGMDVDVVCPDKNKGDVVKTAIHDFEGYQTYTEKLGHNFVLNASFQNIKLHEYDGLFITGGRSPEYLRMDNRVLDIIHYFMELEKPIAAICHGVQILTAANVIKGLDVTAYYSLEPEVRSVGGNFIKKEAHEAVICKNIVTSPAWPGNIEILKGFLKLLNII; via the coding sequence GTGAAAATTTTAATGATAGCAGGCGATTTCACAGAAGATTATGAACTGATGGTACCCTATCAAGCATTACAAGTAGTGGGGATGGATGTTGATGTAGTATGTCCTGATAAAAACAAGGGAGATGTGGTAAAAACAGCTATTCATGATTTTGAAGGATACCAGACTTATACAGAAAAATTAGGACATAACTTTGTTTTGAATGCTTCATTCCAAAATATAAAACTGCATGAGTATGATGGATTGTTTATAACAGGTGGGCGCTCACCAGAATATTTGAGAATGGACAACAGAGTACTTGATATAATTCACTATTTTATGGAATTAGAAAAACCTATAGCAGCAATTTGTCATGGGGTACAAATTTTAACAGCAGCTAATGTGATTAAAGGATTAGATGTAACTGCATATTATTCTTTGGAACCAGAAGTTAGATCAGTAGGTGGAAACTTTATTAAAAAGGAAGCTCATGAAGCAGTTATATGTAAAAATATAGTTACTTCTCCAGCATGGCCTGGAAATATAGAAATATTAAAAGGGTTTTTAAAGCTACTAAATATAATATAA